A region of Burkholderiales bacterium DNA encodes the following proteins:
- a CDS encoding DNA double-strand break repair nuclease NurA — translation MESQMSAGTNEQTPFSDLPAALVEEVLGQTKAVADSLLASFQKIRADRGALREQLLKSGRVISESSLGYPPLPTTCAADGSYAIERLLTTDLAAAAAVAVEGLTPPSEKRHWDLPRHKTFIAAEPHQEDTATVLRAVMLGEELRLATNAPHDVVMLDGTLTLPVIYFNQALNKAPEAKDLRCSQEFLGHCAEYLRAYLTLLRSERSDKQHVALPKYSTRREIGTALGWPSGHDDRGMLTLLLNPGELTKPMPLEHPRDAQGNITWHLNTGSLPAEIRREANPLADEIVSALGSVHVFYYKPQEWLPALRVEAAASITDNTHRLATVVQGLKHQSATPSMLEPYPIYLADRTVKALARAIPAFRQVTTQQISEKYGGDIGEVFFAMHGYRSEAGR, via the coding sequence GTGGAATCGCAGATGAGCGCCGGCACGAACGAGCAAACCCCGTTCTCAGACCTGCCGGCGGCGCTGGTCGAGGAGGTGCTCGGGCAGACTAAGGCGGTCGCCGACAGCCTGCTCGCGTCGTTCCAGAAGATCCGCGCAGACCGCGGTGCGCTGCGCGAGCAGCTGCTCAAGTCCGGGCGGGTGATCTCCGAATCCTCGCTCGGCTACCCGCCGCTGCCCACCACCTGCGCCGCCGACGGCTCGTACGCCATCGAACGACTGCTGACCACGGATCTCGCTGCCGCCGCCGCGGTGGCGGTCGAGGGGCTGACGCCGCCGTCTGAGAAACGGCATTGGGACCTGCCGCGACATAAGACGTTCATTGCCGCCGAGCCGCACCAGGAGGACACGGCAACCGTGCTGCGTGCCGTGATGCTCGGCGAAGAGCTTCGCTTGGCCACGAACGCGCCGCACGACGTAGTGATGCTCGACGGCACCCTGACCCTGCCGGTCATCTACTTCAACCAGGCGCTGAACAAGGCACCAGAGGCGAAGGATTTGCGCTGCTCGCAGGAGTTCCTCGGACACTGCGCCGAGTATCTGCGCGCTTATCTCACGCTCTTGCGCTCGGAGCGGTCGGACAAGCAACATGTTGCCTTGCCCAAGTACTCGACCCGGCGGGAGATCGGCACGGCACTGGGCTGGCCGTCCGGCCACGACGACCGGGGCATGCTCACGCTGCTGCTCAACCCGGGTGAACTGACCAAGCCGATGCCCCTCGAGCATCCGCGCGACGCGCAGGGCAACATCACCTGGCATCTGAACACGGGCAGCCTGCCGGCCGAGATCAGACGAGAGGCAAACCCCCTCGCCGACGAGATCGTCTCGGCCCTCGGTAGCGTGCACGTCTTCTACTACAAGCCGCAGGAGTGGCTGCCGGCGCTCCGTGTCGAGGCCGCAGCCAGCATCACCGACAACACCCACCGGCTGGCCACCGTCGTCCAGGGCCTGAAGCACCAGAGTGCTACGCCGTCTATGCTTGAGCCATACCCGATCTACCTCGCCGACCGCACGGTCAAGGCGCTGGCGCGGGCGATCCCGGCGTTCCGACAAGTCACAACCCAACAGATCTCTGAGAAGTACGGTGGGGATATCGGCGAAGTGTTCTTTGCGATGCATGGCTACCGGAGCGAGGCAGGGAGGTAG
- a CDS encoding DEAD/DEAH box helicase family protein has product MAYVVDRVVICDAFREPDAHYELLPGGRSRRVAGRRPSMRLRASAKDVKGGIAGVVGKEAGLFDDLSASAAEKNEFVNQLRDKVRAWREDGWPGTAVVTRRLLEWWFERDEERKAVGKRFFFCQQEAVETVIYLYEVKNRYKMPGTNDLLRYALKLATGTGKTVVMALLVTWATLHKRKVSGSSLSANFLVLVPNLTVRDRVSGMPRGDGLDPAGEHNLYDAFEMVPPEYREEFHPNVLVRNWQGILLENKREDWIGEGEVPLEEGRFIPQAVLRAMQRRARQDPNAPIRRLLGGWRDLVVINDEAHHVYGEKRTKKGEDPEYIKWSKILECISKAARVSLVIDLSATPWYGSGSPKPEGTLFEWLVSDFSVYDAFESGLVKVVRLPDPDEHGKVYLDLWDLVKGAKTKEEYLRACKGAIASIYSSWKKDYDEWAGTLEFARGPAPVLLCVADSAQRAAWLFEHLTREYELLRNPDDEDRSRWVTIQVDSKVFDADKGNEAVLRDMVNTVGVKGKAGEHVRCIVSVNMLSEGWDVKSVTHILGLRAFDSPLLTEQIIGRGLRRTNYDVLNQPLEERPEGSEETVDAFGIPFVGFPVEKRKRPKAGEWGHKPVWIEPDPKKERYRITVPNVRSWAVGVTESLADLIRVEDLPQIRINPKETPPDVRVRPVVGGAPEAVMTLEEVRREWPVLRTAFLTAEELYHETNPDSAGDLGVGPTFDELLEVSRRYLESRVVPLEAGGLRSDVRDVAIYYWRRQAIDALDTAIRGACAAGVEAVPILGNPEWLDSTNLRRFQWTGIVAEGKRCHTNRVPCHTELEKRFADFLDTAKDVVRYSKNERMGFSVTYYESNRPRQYYPDFIVAVREADGREVMWLVETKGEVRPNTALKSEAARLWCEKMSATRYGQWRYLFVQQRKLETALAAGARSLADLADALVRARPEPQLRLISLDDERVKREAFKTLLPLYSLKAAAGYFGNGEAVEPEGWIEVDGIGRLDERMFVCRAVGQSMEPIIRDGDYLVFRAKPAGTRQGKIVLAQYRGPADPETGGSFTVKRYSSEKKSDEEGGWRHTKVTLSPTNPEYAPITLSGRDAGSVEVVAEFVTVLRPV; this is encoded by the coding sequence ATGGCCTACGTCGTTGACCGGGTCGTCATCTGCGACGCCTTCCGTGAGCCAGACGCGCACTACGAGCTGCTGCCCGGCGGCCGCTCGAGGCGCGTCGCGGGGCGCCGGCCCTCGATGCGCTTACGCGCGTCGGCCAAGGATGTCAAGGGCGGCATCGCCGGCGTGGTCGGCAAAGAGGCTGGGCTCTTCGACGACCTGTCCGCCTCAGCCGCCGAGAAGAACGAGTTCGTCAACCAGCTCCGCGACAAGGTGCGCGCCTGGCGTGAGGACGGCTGGCCGGGCACGGCGGTCGTCACGCGGCGGCTGCTGGAGTGGTGGTTCGAGCGCGATGAAGAGCGCAAGGCGGTCGGCAAGCGTTTCTTCTTCTGCCAGCAGGAGGCGGTCGAGACGGTCATCTACCTGTACGAGGTGAAAAACCGCTACAAGATGCCGGGAACGAATGACCTCTTGCGCTACGCGCTCAAGCTTGCCACCGGCACCGGCAAGACCGTGGTGATGGCGCTCCTCGTCACCTGGGCGACGCTGCACAAGCGCAAGGTGAGCGGCTCCTCGCTCTCAGCGAACTTCCTCGTGCTGGTGCCGAACCTCACCGTGCGCGACCGCGTGAGCGGCATGCCGCGCGGCGACGGGCTCGACCCGGCCGGCGAGCATAATCTCTACGATGCCTTCGAGATGGTACCGCCCGAGTACCGAGAGGAGTTCCATCCGAACGTGCTGGTGCGCAACTGGCAAGGGATCCTCCTTGAGAACAAACGCGAGGACTGGATCGGCGAGGGCGAGGTGCCGCTCGAAGAGGGGCGCTTCATCCCGCAGGCGGTGCTGCGCGCGATGCAGCGGCGCGCCCGGCAGGACCCGAACGCGCCGATCCGGCGGCTGCTCGGTGGCTGGCGCGACCTCGTGGTGATTAACGACGAGGCACACCACGTCTATGGCGAGAAGCGGACGAAGAAGGGCGAGGATCCCGAGTACATCAAGTGGAGCAAGATTCTCGAGTGCATCAGCAAGGCCGCGCGTGTGAGCTTGGTGATCGATCTCTCGGCGACGCCGTGGTACGGCTCCGGGTCCCCGAAGCCCGAGGGGACGCTTTTCGAGTGGTTGGTCTCGGACTTCTCGGTCTACGACGCCTTCGAGTCGGGGTTGGTCAAAGTCGTGCGCCTGCCCGACCCGGACGAGCACGGGAAGGTGTACCTCGACCTCTGGGACCTGGTGAAGGGGGCGAAGACCAAAGAGGAGTACTTGCGCGCCTGCAAGGGCGCGATCGCAAGCATCTATTCATCATGGAAAAAGGACTATGACGAGTGGGCGGGTACACTGGAGTTCGCGCGAGGGCCGGCGCCGGTGCTGCTGTGTGTGGCCGACAGCGCCCAGCGGGCGGCATGGCTCTTCGAGCACCTGACGCGCGAGTACGAGCTGCTGCGCAACCCCGACGACGAGGACCGATCGCGCTGGGTCACGATCCAGGTGGACTCCAAGGTCTTCGACGCCGACAAGGGCAATGAAGCAGTGCTACGCGACATGGTCAACACCGTCGGCGTGAAGGGAAAGGCCGGCGAGCACGTGCGCTGCATCGTCAGCGTGAACATGCTCTCCGAGGGCTGGGACGTGAAGAGCGTGACGCACATTCTTGGCCTGCGCGCTTTCGACTCGCCGCTCTTGACGGAACAGATTATTGGCCGAGGTCTACGTCGTACGAACTACGACGTCTTGAACCAACCGCTTGAGGAGCGGCCGGAAGGCAGCGAGGAGACGGTGGACGCCTTCGGGATCCCGTTCGTCGGTTTCCCGGTCGAGAAGCGCAAACGGCCGAAGGCCGGCGAGTGGGGGCACAAGCCCGTCTGGATCGAGCCGGACCCCAAGAAGGAGAGGTATCGAATCACCGTGCCGAACGTGCGCTCGTGGGCGGTCGGCGTAACGGAGTCGCTCGCGGACCTGATTCGGGTAGAGGACCTGCCGCAGATCCGGATCAACCCGAAGGAGACGCCGCCAGACGTGCGCGTGCGACCGGTCGTCGGCGGTGCGCCCGAGGCGGTGATGACCTTGGAGGAGGTCCGCAGAGAATGGCCGGTGCTTCGCACTGCGTTCCTCACAGCCGAGGAGCTGTACCACGAAACGAATCCGGACTCGGCGGGCGATCTCGGCGTCGGTCCCACCTTCGACGAGCTCCTCGAGGTCTCGCGTCGCTACCTTGAGTCGCGGGTGGTGCCGCTGGAGGCCGGTGGTTTGAGGAGCGACGTGCGCGATGTGGCGATCTACTACTGGCGGCGGCAGGCGATTGACGCGCTTGACACGGCCATCCGTGGTGCATGCGCAGCTGGCGTCGAAGCGGTGCCCATTCTCGGCAACCCCGAGTGGCTCGACTCGACGAACCTGCGGCGTTTCCAGTGGACCGGCATCGTCGCCGAGGGCAAGCGCTGCCACACCAACAGAGTGCCCTGCCACACGGAGCTGGAGAAGCGCTTCGCCGACTTCCTCGATACCGCCAAAGATGTCGTACGCTACTCCAAGAACGAGCGGATGGGGTTTTCGGTCACGTACTACGAGAGCAACCGGCCGCGCCAGTACTATCCCGACTTCATCGTAGCCGTTCGCGAGGCGGACGGGCGGGAGGTGATGTGGCTCGTCGAGACGAAAGGCGAGGTGCGGCCGAACACGGCGCTCAAGAGCGAAGCGGCGCGGCTGTGGTGTGAGAAGATGAGCGCCACCAGGTACGGGCAGTGGCGGTACCTGTTCGTCCAGCAGCGGAAACTTGAAACGGCGCTGGCCGCTGGCGCCCGGTCATTGGCGGACCTTGCCGATGCCCTTGTTCGGGCTCGCCCCGAGCCGCAGCTCCGCCTGATCTCCCTCGACGACGAGCGGGTGAAGCGAGAGGCGTTCAAAACGCTGCTTCCCCTCTACTCACTCAAGGCAGCAGCTGGATACTTCGGAAACGGCGAAGCAGTCGAGCCGGAGGGCTGGATCGAAGTCGATGGAATCGGGCGGCTGGACGAGCGGATGTTCGTGTGCCGGGCGGTCGGCCAGTCGATGGAACCGATTATTCGGGATGGGGACTATCTCGTCTTCCGGGCGAAGCCTGCCGGCACGCGGCAGGGAAAGATCGTCCTCGCGCAGTATCGTGGGCCTGCAGATCCCGAGACTGGCGGCTCGTTTACGGTGAAGCGTTACTCCTCGGAGAAGAAATCCGATGAGGAGGGGGGCTGGCGGCACACGAAGGTCACGCTATCGCCGACCA
- a CDS encoding site-specific DNA-methyltransferase, translating to MARKKSNGPKVEKKVTRYTYDEIKEPRTPETGHTPLLPADEQVVTLPMDNGWSKAVVVGKLPDGDERPVVVDMDPAADPVLFWAGKRNKREVPVLPLQRNEIVSESRIAQIIERARKVAEEKSGAARQGHLFADLEKQLRESDRTKRVEFYTHEEGWKNKLICGDSLHVMASLLHYENLRGKVQMIYIDPPYGIKYDSNFQQRVDSTKNDPDDQADDVLTIKAFRDTWALGIHSYLSYLQERLYLCRELLAETGSLFVQINQENLHLVKALLAEVFGAKNELAVIAFRKTSGFSSTLLSVVCDYLVWFAKDVQTVKYRRIYQAKAVSDEGSAYVFVELPDGFRRRLTIEEIENIEKLPEGWRIYRLSDLSAQGEAKEPQPFQFEGVTYYPSPNSHWKTRVEGLARLAEKRRIEATGKRLSYVRYADDFPVSPISNIWDDTVISGFADPKVYAVQTSPKAIQRCIHMTTDPGDLVFDPTCGGGTTAWCAETTGRRWITCDTSRVAINVARQRLLSATFEHYKTRNGKVSGNFIYKTVNRVTLKSLAYDLEPEKVELVDRPEVDKDAIRVCGPFEVMSLGRYSVEDWKGYVVREPGIGEPAKLENYIEVISRLYRKDAAIQGASGLVHAVAENEKEKIAISVGPLSGRVTAKRSTTPSRTRSPQASSRCMCSAGPLRRT from the coding sequence ATGGCACGGAAAAAGAGCAACGGTCCGAAAGTCGAGAAGAAGGTCACCCGCTACACCTACGACGAGATCAAGGAGCCGCGCACGCCCGAGACCGGGCACACGCCGCTGCTGCCAGCCGACGAGCAGGTCGTGACGCTGCCGATGGACAACGGCTGGAGCAAGGCCGTCGTCGTTGGCAAGCTGCCCGACGGTGACGAGCGGCCGGTGGTCGTGGACATGGACCCAGCGGCCGATCCGGTGCTCTTCTGGGCGGGAAAGCGTAACAAGCGCGAGGTGCCGGTGCTGCCGCTCCAGCGGAACGAGATCGTCTCCGAGTCGCGCATCGCGCAGATCATCGAGCGGGCGCGGAAGGTCGCCGAGGAGAAGTCGGGCGCGGCGCGGCAGGGGCACCTCTTCGCCGACCTCGAGAAGCAGCTTCGCGAGAGCGACCGAACCAAGCGCGTCGAGTTCTACACGCACGAGGAGGGCTGGAAGAACAAGCTCATCTGCGGCGATTCGCTGCACGTGATGGCGTCGCTCCTCCACTACGAGAACCTGCGCGGCAAGGTGCAGATGATCTACATCGACCCGCCGTACGGCATCAAGTACGACTCGAACTTCCAGCAGCGTGTGGATTCGACGAAAAACGATCCCGACGACCAGGCCGACGACGTGCTCACCATCAAGGCGTTTCGCGACACGTGGGCACTCGGGATTCACTCGTACCTGTCGTATCTGCAGGAGCGGCTGTACCTGTGCCGGGAGCTGCTGGCGGAGACGGGAAGCCTCTTTGTCCAGATCAACCAAGAGAATCTGCATCTTGTGAAGGCGCTTCTGGCAGAGGTTTTTGGGGCAAAGAACGAACTCGCTGTAATCGCTTTCCGCAAAACGTCTGGGTTCTCCAGCACTCTACTTTCAGTAGTCTGTGATTACCTCGTGTGGTTTGCGAAGGACGTTCAAACCGTCAAGTATCGGCGGATTTACCAAGCAAAGGCAGTTAGTGATGAAGGTTCGGCATACGTGTTTGTCGAGTTGCCGGATGGGTTTCGAAGGCGTTTGACGATCGAAGAGATCGAAAACATTGAAAAACTTCCCGAGGGCTGGCGCATCTACCGGCTCAGCGACCTAAGCGCGCAGGGTGAAGCGAAGGAGCCGCAACCTTTTCAGTTTGAAGGTGTCACCTACTACCCATCGCCAAATAGCCATTGGAAGACGCGCGTTGAGGGACTGGCACGTTTGGCAGAAAAGCGTCGCATCGAGGCTACGGGTAAGCGGCTGTCGTACGTTCGCTATGCTGATGATTTTCCGGTATCCCCGATTTCGAACATCTGGGATGACACTGTGATCAGTGGGTTCGCCGACCCTAAAGTCTATGCCGTCCAGACATCTCCCAAGGCGATCCAGCGCTGTATACATATGACGACTGATCCAGGTGACTTGGTCTTCGATCCAACGTGCGGAGGGGGCACGACCGCATGGTGTGCGGAAACGACTGGGCGCCGCTGGATCACCTGCGACACCTCGCGCGTCGCCATCAACGTCGCTCGCCAGCGGCTGCTTTCCGCGACCTTCGAGCACTACAAGACCCGCAACGGCAAGGTCTCCGGCAACTTCATTTACAAGACCGTCAACCGCGTGACGCTGAAGAGCCTCGCCTACGACCTCGAGCCCGAGAAGGTCGAGCTCGTGGACCGGCCCGAGGTGGACAAGGACGCGATCCGCGTCTGCGGTCCCTTCGAGGTGATGTCGCTTGGCCGCTACTCGGTCGAGGACTGGAAAGGTTATGTCGTCCGCGAGCCGGGGATTGGCGAGCCGGCGAAGCTCGAGAACTACATCGAAGTGATCAGCCGCCTCTACCGCAAGGACGCGGCGATCCAGGGCGCGAGCGGGCTCGTGCACGCGGTGGCGGAGAACGAGAAAGAGAAAATCGCGATCTCGGTCGGCCCGCTCTCGGGGCGCGTCACCGCCAAGAGATCAACGACGCCGTCCAGGACGCGCTCGCCTCAGGCATCCTCGAGGTGCATGTGCTCGGCTGGGCCTTTGAGGCGAACGTAG
- a CDS encoding DUF2283 domain-containing protein gives MKVTYDAETDTLTIVFRDVPIAESDEDKPGVILDYDAAGNLVSIEVLDASKRVEEPRSVTVATTG, from the coding sequence ATGAAGGTGACCTATGACGCTGAAACCGATACCTTGACCATCGTTTTTCGCGACGTGCCCATCGCGGAAAGCGACGAGGACAAGCCGGGTGTCATCCTCGACTATGACGCAGCGGGCAACCTCGTCTCGATCGAGGTCCTGGACGCCTCCAAGCGCGTTGAGGAGCCGCGGTCGGTGACGGTAGCGACGACTGGATAG
- a CDS encoding DUF87 domain-containing protein codes for MAAADKDLEKIINETERLGVVGSPSSTAQLALDILGSAVMRKLVGELALFRFSQDTNPHYALGQITEVQLRNIWHEDPTMRSLIRQRGRVDAVSERQDTHLGQMVISAVFRKGGPAGYEPSILGTVPATGTPIHLVTDEVLDELLRPYRDQIFYLGHVYGSKPRLPLWFKHFDSGPDGAGEAYHLGIFGKTGSGKSVLAKMILLAYARYPKMALLVIDPQGEFARDMKKGGTSGEFALPVGDVARKLGKQPVTLTIRNLVLDRWELFEQILFESQFFERLTVPKGENRELACGILSDKLQKGKIKLAELHQRKSFDAAWKLLQDDKVQKVFYRTEASRARFDTALHEADPEEFFNDYWGPVAELFREDRQGAKSINKALAWLLSLTNDDGSARDNRPILVIDLSKEQAKGLFWNDKIQSLVIKRLLDGLAQTAEYFYKEGQSLNALVVIDEAHRLAPRELTSDDDAAKGVRSVLIDAARTTRKYGLGWLFISQTLSSLHPEILQQLRIFFFGFGLALGQEFQSLKQLVGSSGTALDLYQLFRDPHSAFDAKSRQYSFMTIGPVSPLSFSGSPLFLNAFNTVEAFLDANDLSS; via the coding sequence ATGGCCGCAGCCGACAAGGATCTGGAGAAAATCATCAACGAAACGGAGCGGCTCGGCGTCGTCGGGTCGCCGTCGTCTACCGCCCAGCTCGCGCTCGACATCCTCGGCTCCGCGGTCATGCGAAAGCTGGTGGGTGAGCTGGCGCTGTTCCGCTTTTCCCAGGACACCAACCCCCACTACGCGCTCGGGCAGATCACCGAGGTGCAACTGCGCAACATCTGGCACGAGGATCCGACGATGCGCAGCCTGATCCGCCAGCGGGGGCGGGTGGATGCGGTCAGCGAGCGCCAGGACACGCATCTCGGGCAGATGGTGATCAGCGCGGTCTTCAGGAAAGGCGGTCCCGCGGGCTACGAGCCCAGCATCCTGGGGACGGTCCCTGCGACCGGAACCCCGATCCATCTGGTCACCGACGAAGTGCTCGACGAACTGCTGCGCCCGTACCGCGACCAGATTTTCTACCTTGGCCATGTCTACGGATCGAAGCCACGGTTACCACTCTGGTTCAAGCACTTCGACAGCGGGCCGGACGGCGCCGGCGAGGCGTACCACCTCGGCATCTTCGGCAAGACCGGCTCAGGCAAGTCGGTGCTCGCGAAGATGATTCTGCTCGCTTACGCGAGGTACCCGAAGATGGCGCTGCTCGTGATCGACCCGCAGGGCGAGTTCGCGCGGGACATGAAGAAGGGGGGCACGAGCGGCGAATTTGCGCTGCCCGTAGGTGATGTCGCTCGCAAGCTCGGGAAGCAGCCCGTTACCCTCACCATTCGCAATCTCGTGCTCGACCGCTGGGAACTCTTCGAGCAGATCCTGTTCGAGTCGCAGTTCTTCGAGCGGCTGACCGTGCCCAAGGGGGAGAACCGCGAACTCGCCTGCGGGATTCTCTCGGACAAGCTGCAGAAAGGCAAGATCAAGCTCGCCGAGCTGCATCAACGTAAGTCCTTCGACGCCGCCTGGAAACTGCTGCAGGATGACAAGGTCCAAAAGGTTTTCTACCGGACCGAGGCATCGCGCGCCCGCTTCGACACCGCGCTGCATGAAGCCGATCCCGAAGAGTTTTTCAACGACTACTGGGGGCCGGTGGCGGAGCTGTTTCGCGAGGACCGGCAGGGGGCGAAGAGCATCAACAAAGCGCTCGCTTGGCTCTTGTCGCTGACCAACGACGACGGCTCCGCCCGTGACAACCGGCCGATCCTGGTGATCGATCTTTCCAAAGAACAGGCGAAAGGCTTGTTCTGGAACGACAAAATTCAGTCACTCGTCATCAAGCGGCTGCTCGACGGACTTGCCCAGACCGCCGAGTACTTCTACAAGGAAGGTCAGAGCCTCAATGCGCTCGTCGTGATAGACGAGGCACATCGTCTGGCTCCCCGAGAGCTGACGAGCGATGATGACGCGGCAAAAGGCGTGCGGTCGGTCCTGATCGACGCTGCCCGGACGACGCGCAAGTACGGCCTCGGGTGGCTGTTCATCAGCCAGACGCTGTCAAGCTTGCACCCCGAGATCCTCCAGCAGCTCCGCATCTTTTTCTTCGGGTTCGGGCTGGCGCTCGGGCAGGAGTTTCAGTCCCTGAAGCAGCTCGTCGGCTCGTCCGGCACGGCGCTCGATCTCTACCAGCTCTTCCGCGACCCGCACTCGGCGTTCGACGCCAAGAGCCGGCAGTACTCGTTCATGACCATCGGACCAGTCAGCCCGCTTTCTTTCTCGGGGAGCCCCCTGTTCCTGAACGCCTTCAACACCGTCGAGGCGTTTCTCGACGCGAACGATTTGAGTAGCTGA